aattggtcAGTTTGACTTAGCTCCAAAAAGGCACTAAATTTTAAATATCCTTAGCAAAATTCTCAATTTAGCAACTTATATCTAGACAAGTGTAAAAACAATAGGTGAACACTATTAAGCCTCCAAAAATAttgggaggactcctcccggttaCATATGTGCAAAATCATTCAGTGAGAGTGCTCAAACACTCAACTCAGGACATGTGGGGTGGTTGCATAGCCCAATGCTTATAGCCTTGGCCAAGCATCCTCGAACTCTTTTTTTAAAGGTACGGTCAAAAAAGttcttaaattatataaataaaagtatCGTTCGTTAAtaatttggtctaaaaatatttatgacatTAATATTTTAAGGGAAAAGAGTTAAAAATGTCCTTACACtatttgaaaagaataaaaatatcctccgtttatagtttggtccaaaaatgatCTTGCTGTCAAtactttggtccaaaaatgctcttattgttatttaatgagtcaaaaatgtccctattattacaaaatgggtaaaaaatgccctttttcgaatatatatatatatatatatattattttttttattttttttaaaaaaatcttgttccttacaaaaaatattacttttaaggaaCACCATTGTTGTTTTCTTTCTATTTAAaccactttaagtaataaaaatgtagaaaattattttattcttcgtaatctcattttgtcaattaagaaagaataatttcatgtactctaaattttaatggataatatatgtcatatatataaaatcataataaatcaatcattaatttttattcaaataacgataaaaaataattataataaaataagaaatatttttttttaattgaactGGAGTAAAAATTTTCTAATAAAAGAAAtcttattaggaaaaatatgcgttcaaaaagaaaataaataatttatttatttgaaaaaggacATTTTTGACCGATTAAATACCAATAAGGGTATTTCTCGATCAAAGTATTGACGACAAgggtatttttagatcaaactATAAACGGGGGcatttttattcaattcaaAAAGTTTAACGACATTTTGACCATTTCCCCATATTTTAATCCAAAAAGGACAGCAAAAATAGTTTAAAGGcattttttgttcaattttgtaTAGTTTAAGATTATTTTTGGACTAAAGTAATCATGACAAGGacatttttgaatcaaattattaACGGAGAATATTTTTGCTCAATTTTACCTAGTTTAAAAGCATTGatcattttctatttattttttaattaattatcacATGTGGGTGTATGATCACATACaaacatacatataaaattgTTAGAAGTATCTTTAACAAGACTCTATATTCATGAGATTGATTCAAATTCTGATACGTGAAACACCTATccctatattatttcatttacCCGACCATTagtttttgttctttttctctCAAGAAACAAGTTcccaaataaagaaaaaagaagaaacttcCAATCATACAGgaaattttattattcattatGTATATAACAATATGTAACTGGTCGAGAGGTCAATAATAAGTAAGGACATTGAAAAGTGTGCTTGTGGATAAAAGGAGGTTAGACTGGagacacacacaaaaaaagtaGGTCCATTTGGAACTTATCCAACCATAGGATAATCCAAGTCACCCTCACATCATTTTGGGAATGATCTGAATTACAGTTGTGCAAAATTGGAATTCACAAAAGTCCACATATTTTTCCTTTACATGTCTATCTATCCATACACTTGCAGACCCATGTTGATTCCTCGAGTCTACTCCATGCCTTGTCTTCACCCTTAAATATCCATCTCCCTTTCATTTCTCACCATCAACACAAAATTCAAGAAAGAGCTTACacatattttcaagaatttcgATATATTCTATTGAATTTCCATCACAACTCAAAGTTTGTAGCTTAGCATCGAGAAACTTTCAGAGCCAACAAATTTAGGAACAATAAATCATGAGTACCATTTCCCTTCATTCAACCTCATTTTCACTTCTTGAGTATCAAGTTCCCAAGAATTTGACAAACAGGTATATTTATatgcattgaaaatttgaaatcctTTGATcagtttcatttttattttccaatGGGTGTTTTATGTTTCTGTTTTGTGACTTGAATGCCATGTAGAAGCAGGATCAATGGATCAGTGTCCTTGATTCCAATGGCAAGGTCTCAATTTCAGCCTCAAAAAAGACGTAATATTGGTACTAGCAATAGAAATCCAAGCTTTAGGTGAGTTCTTGAGTACATCCCCTGTTTTATGTTATTTCTCTGTTTTTTGCTTCAAAATGACTGATGGAGTAGTGTTTGTTTGAACAAACCATTTGTGTAGCTGGATGGCAACAGTTGGAGAAAAAGTACAGTCCTCCACTATTCCTACTTCTGTTCCAGTTCGAGTTGCACTTGAATTGCTTCAAGCTGGACATCATTATTTAGATGTCAGGTAATGCTAATTCATGGAGTTCTttctgtttcaatttatatgacatatttcaaatattatttcgAGATTCACACAAATAACTTCATATgccttttgattattttaaattattatttttcgtgACTTATActttctaaatatataaattatttttcaaaaattttaaagaagGTATGTCACATAAAGCAAAAATCCAAAATCCGAAATCCGAACTTATGTCACATAAGCaatcattagtattattatggAAGATCCAATATTATTTTGTGCAGAACTGCTGAAGAGTTCAGTGATGGGCATGCTGTTGGGGCCATAAATATTCCTTACATGCTTAGAATTGGCTCAGGTTCGATTATTTAGTAATTCAATAGTACTCCCTTTTTCGTCTGGTACCCGATGTTAACAATATTAAagtatttcaatttgttttacAAGTGTCCTCTTTATTTCTAAGTGGCAACCGTGCCGCATAGATATTTTACAATTGTAATTGAgttctcaaaatttgaaatggTGGCAATTATTAGTACGCCTGGTTTCTCCTTGCCGAGTGTCTTCAAGTTTACATGTAAAATGTATTTTGTTCATCTTacttctctttctatttccttgCTTGCTCATAGACGGAGGGTTATTTAAGTAGTATATACACAAGACTCTGTTACAATTCCCCTGttccatttttatttctttgaaCATATCTTGGCGACTTAGAAAACATAACTCATACACAACTAAAACGCCTAAAGCTTAAAACCAACTTAAAGAACATTGTATAGTTTGGTTGCACATAGAGTGATGCTTTTTTAACTTGAAAtttaaataagtatttttttgggGGGATATCACTCAATTCATGTCCAAGTGCCTATAAGTTTTTTAAAGGACTAAAAACCAGAAAAAACTTGTTAAAAGTTCAGTTAAGAAAAGGAAGAGCTAGACCAGAATTTGAATGATATGCGAGCAAATATTAACAAAGAGTACTCTCTGaagtttcatttatttttcacGTTAATATTTTCTTGCAAGTGCatctcatattttttttgtcCAAGTTTGATGTCCGTATCTTAGTTTCCCACATCGGAAATCAAAGCAGGACTGGAACGCAAGTGTTTTGTGATAAAAGCCAGTCACTTACGCTGGACAAAGCATACCTTTCTCGGCCTTTTGGCTAAGATCAAGTGTAGTATCTGTTCTTATCAGTTTAATATCTGATATGTGGGCCATCGGTCCACTCGATATTAACTCAATTTTTTAAGGGGAAGAGTCCATTAAGGTAGCTTGCTACTTGGCCTCTTGCGCGTCGCCCATGCGTTGCACTATTGCACGGGCCTGGCGCACCCCACCAATTCAATTGCAAATCTGTTGGGTCTTGTTCTATCTTTATTTCCTGTACCAGATATGTCATTTTTAAATTGTAAACATCTCTTGgcagtatttttttttaaatccagAAATTAATGTCTGTATCTAGTATTTTCAATGTAGTATTCAAGCTTTTGATATACCAACACTTTTAAAAGTGAAATTTCCAAACTATTTTTCTATTAACAATGATTGGACGTTAAGTTTTCAGCGGGTTGTTTTTACATCACGTAACTCAACAGTATTGGTTTTTAGCACTCTGCTTGTATTATTCTTTAGCTCTGCATATTTTGGTGCAGGGATGATAAAGAACCCAAATTTCTTGGAGGAAGTGTTAGACCATTTTGGGAAGGATGATGAAATTATAATTGTAAGTCCACAAAGCTACTAgtaaatgattttattttaatgataAAGCTTCAATTTCACGAGTCAAGGAATTGTCAATTTCCTCTTGTTGTTTATTAATATCTTTTGTTGACTTGCATTATACAGGGGTGCCAGTTGGGTAAGAGATCATTTATGGCTGCAACTGATCTTCTTGCTGCTGTAAGTCCCTTACATACTACAGCTTTAGTAtagaaaattcttgaaaatgaaatatataaacaaaCTAGGTAAAATTAGCCGCGGTGGTGAACAACCTCATCAATCAAGAGTACATATAACATACTCTAATATCTCATCTTTAAGTTATTTGTTTTTACTTTCTGAAAATTCGTTCAATTCATTACTACAATTATAATGTAACAAAAAATTATCTTCATCGATATTGTTACTTATGAAGTAACTAAAGTGAAAGCTCTTCAAATGAGCGCACCTGAAAATCAAATGGCAAAGTGAACAAATAagtaaattgaattaattagcAGCAAAAGACTCCAAATAACCAGATTTATTGGGACAATCAAACTGTTCAACCTCCATTTTTATCCACTTTCACCCTATTAGAACATATGAAGTAATCGAAAGGGACAAATATTTGAAAATCAGTCACTGAAATATAGTGTCAAAACATAAAAACTGTTTTTCCTGTATAGTAAAAAGGAGGAGCAAGGTATCTCAAACTCCTATCGCATAAATGATCACACCTCATGTTGAATCCCATAAACCTGTCAATTTTTTCCGTCCTCTATCTATACCTTCTAGAAGTTGTAAGACTCTACTTATGCCAGCAAAATGGAATTAAAAATCTAATTTCAAAACTGAAAAAAGTGAAGTTGGAGAATCTTGCTCAAAAATCTGAACTATGCCAGTAAGCACATAAGTTAAACAAATATCATGATAACACTTCTTTTGCTTTGACTTGGAAGAAGTAAAACTTAACTCTTTCCTGTCATTATTCCCTGAAATTGGATAATGACACTTTTAACAGGAAAAATTAATTCATAACAATTTCATTTCCTTTCAAACTTACTCAAAGGTCAAATACAAAATGAGTTGAAAGCTTATGCAAAATAATCCATGCAAATTCCAAAACCTACCAATAATTCATGTTGTCCATGAGTTGCAAAGGCAATAACATAAGAGAGAAAAAGCTCAAGCATATCAGAAAGTAAAAGGCATAAACATTTAGCTAATATTGCAGCATCTATATAATTATAGTGGTAGTAACCTGAAGTACCTCAAGTAACCTTTAACAGGAATTTGAATGAGGCCAATGGAACATAGTTTGACGTCGCATATCTCTAGAACTTTGTCATCAGTTGTAGACTCAATATCGATGCTGTTTTGAGTCCATCAAAACAGAACCAGTAAATTTTTGGGACTAATCATTTGCCTACATAGATGATACAAAATTCACTAATTACATGAAAAGATCAGTCTCTGTACCTTATTTTGATGGCTTCACGAATATGAGGTGGCCTTGTTTTTTGTGATCATTTGAAGGTTAATTGTGCTTGAACCATTCTAGGAACATTAATGAAAATCTGCAATATtagcaaaaaaaattcattcaaGTAGACATTTTAGGAATTAATTTAATCCATTTCATTCAAACGAATAAAAAGGAGGAGAAATATCACCTTTGAGAGACGTAACTGGTAAGAGATGAGTCGTTTGAGAGTTACAAACGGTTACAGTTAATTGATAAGAAAAGGGGAACGGTGCAATTGATAAAAACTCAatgattttagtttttttaataaGAACTGTAACTTATTCTGAGTAAATTTAAAAAGatacaaaagaagaagataccAGTCATATGATGTTATAGCCATTCATTATGCAGTGAGGCCCCATAAAGGCCTAACTGAGAGAAGAATCATGGAAAGAGTGGCTTGAGAACTCATCTTGTCCCCCAACTTCAGAGCATAAACTTGAAACCGCATATATAAGAGGATCATTGATATCTAGTTCCTCACCGCCCCGTGTCTTTGCTTTGTGGCGAAGAACTAATTATTCTCCTATTTGTTAAATGGGACTGCGTAATTGCTTGTGAAATTTGTTAGTTTGAGATTTTTTGAATGAGCGTCGCGTTGTCGAATTTTAGGGGAAAGGGGAGGGCAAGGAGTCGTATGTAAAGGGAAAAATGACGCTTCATCGAAGagttcatctttttttttttttaattatgatttatgaattttaaattagAGAAAGCCAAAAAATttgacaaaaaagaaaaatacaaatactGAGTTTTTAGAGTGCCACGTGTACGCCACTCGCTAATTATTTGCTATATATTGTTCAGGGATTTACTGGGGTAACTGACATTGCTGGAGGATATGCTGCTTGGACAGAGAGTGGACTTCCGACTGCGTCTTGAATGTAAAGCATTAAAATAGCCTTTTATTCACTCACATATAAAAGGGTAGATTTTAATTAATAAGCACAATAACACCATCTTAATTATTACATATTATAATAACTAGTAATCAACATGGAGAAATCAGGTCCCTTTCATCACATCAAAATGTGACACAAGTTAAACAAGTAACTTGCAAAAACTTTTGTACAGTAATATGTATTAGGTGATACCCGATGTGGGAGAATCTGAATTGCTGAAAAGAATTGCAAGCAATATGTGTAAATATTGTTCTGCTGGAATAAATAATATTTGCCTCAAAGGGCTAAAGAAAATTGCAAACTTGTACTACGTTTATGTTGTTGGGATTAATTATAAACAAGGAAAACTGACAAGCCaggtttattttacttttttgtttTGGATTGAAAACAAAGATAAATAAGACGGTAGGTACAAACAGGTTTGGTGATCTAATAGATCAACGCACAAGGAAGGAAAATTAAATACTTAAATTAAGGAATCCTAACGAATAACAACCTGGTGGAAATGACTAAAGAATGATAAGGCAATATCAACAGCAGAATAAGCTGGACGACCGGACCAGCTTACTGTacaagtttaatattttaaaattgaatttttattctttattgtgaCCCAATCAACACGCATAATGTAGTTACAGGTAAACATTTAAGATAAATATTAGTAATTGATAACTTGCTAAAAACAGTAATTAGTTTGTTATAACATGTTAAAATACATTAACTTcctccattttaatttgtttgtttggtTTTGACTCGACACtaaatttacaaaataaagaaatttgttgtcttaaactaaagatatctAGAATGTATCCAAATTTCTTTAAAGCTTGTGGCTTTAAATATGTCACGTGAAAAGTTTAAATTACAGAAttgccaaaaaaggaaagaCATTCTTTTTAAGATTGAACGGAAAGAGTAGTAAAAGTTTATACTCCTATGTTAGCGTATATAATCTTAACCTAAATCGTTTTTAGTtgtatgtttttcttttttgactttGTCCAAATATTAGTTGGTACGTTCAAGCCATATCTTAACATTAGTGGCCCCTGCCCTGGTGATGGAATATTGGTCCTTTGAAATACTTTAAAGTTAcacaaaatcaatttcatcttGCCACGTTCTAGTAGACCCATTGCTCCATTCTCTTACTTTCCTAACAAACATGTTAGCCACGCTTCCTTATTTCCCGAATGTTAGTATCATACACATAAAATCTGTCCAATTCAGAAGCTCTGCCAGAATtgagtttgaaaaaaaatagtagaAGGATAACAATATTAATTAAGAGTATCAAAGATGAGGATGTCCAAGAAGAATTGGTTTGGCAATATCCGAAAGAAACTATTCAGGTCATCTCctccaaataaaaatattattgttctACATAACAACACAATTACCAATAGGACCAGCAGCGCCAATGGACGGTCATCTACAAAGAACAATAAGGGCTACACCTATTTTATGTCTAAAGAGGATATGGCTGCTATTACTATCCAATCTCATTTTAGGGGTCATCTTGTAAGTTGTACTAATTTTAATCAATTAAATATCATCttctttaattttcattttGACATGATtaccggaccctgcgcatagcgggagccttagtgcaccgggctgcccttttttttaccATTTGCTAATAACATGTGTtgttgattcaaaattttaggcGAGACGGGCGTTTAAGGCACTGAAAAGCCTTGTGAGGCTTCAAGCAGTGGTACGAGGGGCATGTGTGAGAAGACAAGCAAGGATAGCTCTGCATTGCATGCACGCCCTTGCACGGTTGCAAGTTACTGTCCGAGCTAGGCAACTGCTCAGTAAGTGCAATGACCGTGTAGTTAACCATTGAAAAGTAAATAGGGCAATCAGATCATAGAATGGAGGGAGCTACTGAGTGCCTGAACATGACTTGTAGTGTTGTACCTTTAATTCTTGTGATCCTTATTTAGAACTTGGAATTGCAActaacaaatttaaaatttgtgtaAATCATGCTTATATGTATCTTATAGGTGTGAGTTTGGTAAGCTTCTGAAGAATACGTCGATTATCTGAAAGA
The sequence above is a segment of the Solanum dulcamara chromosome 11, daSolDulc1.2, whole genome shotgun sequence genome. Coding sequences within it:
- the LOC129873944 gene encoding protein IQ-DOMAIN 20; this translates as MRMSKKNWFGNIRKKLFRSSPPNKNIIVLHNNTITNRTSSANGRSSTKNNKGYTYFMSKEDMAAITIQSHFRGHLARRAFKALKSLVRLQAVVRGACVRRQARIALHCMHALARLQVTVRARQLLSKCNDRVVNH
- the LOC129874235 gene encoding thiosulfate sulfurtransferase 16, chloroplastic-like isoform X1, producing the protein MSTISLHSTSFSLLEYQVPKNLTNRSRINGSVSLIPMARSQFQPQKRRNIGTSNRNPSFSWMATVGEKVQSSTIPTSVPVRVALELLQAGHHYLDVRTAEEFSDGHAVGAINIPYMLRIGSGMIKNPNFLEEVLDHFGKDDEIIIGCQLGKRSFMAATDLLAAGFTGVTDIAGGYAAWTESGLPTAS
- the LOC129874235 gene encoding thiosulfate sulfurtransferase 16, chloroplastic-like isoform X2: MSTISLHSTSFSLLEYQVPKNLTNRINGSVSLIPMARSQFQPQKRRNIGTSNRNPSFSWMATVGEKVQSSTIPTSVPVRVALELLQAGHHYLDVRTAEEFSDGHAVGAINIPYMLRIGSGMIKNPNFLEEVLDHFGKDDEIIIGCQLGKRSFMAATDLLAAGFTGVTDIAGGYAAWTESGLPTAS